The region TCCACCACATTGGAAGTATTAATCACCAGGGTCGGTAAGGCGATCGCCGCAACAGCTAAAGTCATCGACGATCCATTTACCCGTGCCAGGATTGGTTTAAACTCCTGTTCTTTATAACGAATTCCGCCCGTTAACATTGCCAGCCCCATCAGCAACAGCAAGTCACTGAGCAAGGTACCAGTGATACTGGCTTTCACAATATCGATGAGTCCTTCCCTCAGGGCAACCAGAGAAATAATCAACTCGGTGGCATTGCCAAAAAAGGCGTTAACCAATCCACCAACCGAGGGACCCGTGACAACAGCAACTTTTTCCGTTGCAGTGCTAAGCCAGATAGAGAGGGGAATAATTGCCAGGGCAGACAGGATAAACACAGCAAAATCTCCCCAATTCAATCTATCCGCCGACACAGAAAGAGGCACAAAAATCAGCAGGATCAGGGGAATCAAGTTTTTCCGCATAGCTAGTTAGGGAGTGCTACAGTCAGACTATCCCACTAAATCTGAATATCTGGTATCTTCCGAACGAGAAGTTAAGTTGTTACTGGACTTAGCCAGTTTGGGCAAGTGCGCCAATATAACTTAACAAGATCGAAATTCTCACACTGCTCTCAATCTGCTATAGTACAAAAGTACTGGATAGTTCCTACTTCTTGGTGCTGTCAATCCCCCGTCAGATGAGGCGGTTTTTCTCAATGGAAGAACATCAAGCCCAAAGATACCCTTCTCAGACATACCAGGTTTCGCGAAATCTAGCGCATCAGCCGTACCCTATCTCAGAGGAGGATGAAATGCCGTTGGAGGAAGATGCCAATGTGGTGCCGATAAAACAGCGTCCGGCATCCCAAATTCCTCAAGGAACGCTCGGCAGCATCGCAGAAGATCCTCTATCGCCGCGATCGCCCACCAAGCGCAAGCAAACTGGCTCGGGCAAAGGGCGCGCAACCAGCAAACCAAAGCCTGCCGCTACGTATCGGGCACCCCAATCAGCCAAGCATCAACTCTTTGCGGATGAACTCCAGCATTTAGAAGAATTAGCTGATCGGATTAATCAAATTTTGGCGGAGCGTGCTCGCAAAAAAGCCTGGATGGAACAGTCTCAGTCGATGTCACTGGGTATGGAAGTCGATCCGGACTTTACCCAAGCGTATGGGCGATCGCCGCAATTCCCCTCTGATCCGATGCAAATATCACTGGAACAATCTGCAACCGAAGACCTGAAGCAACAGGCAAAGCGAATTCGGCAACGCCTTTCCCAGTTAGAACTGATGATGGATGAGGCAGATACGCCAACAATGCCTTCCCAGAATCAACAGGTTAGGGATGGAACTCGTGGTTACGCTGCTCGCTCCCCTTATTCACCTCCTTCGGTTCAACAGCCCGCAGAGCCATCCTACAGCCATTCTTCTTCCTATGGACACTCGCAACCTCACCCCAACCACAATCCCTTTGATCCAATGCGCCAACGGTATGAGCATGAAGCATGGAGAGCCAATGAAGAATTGCAACACTTAATAGCTCAAGGGCAATCTTACAATCAACCAGAGGGATACCGCGATCGTATTCGGCAACCAGCCTACAATCAGCCGTCTACCCAGGAACCACAACAGCCCTTTGAACCAACAATTCGCCGATCCTTATCTCATCTACAGCGATTACCCCTGTGGCGATTTTTTGAGCTACCCGATGAACCCGTTGAGCGGTTAAAAGACGCTGTAATTTGGATTGGATTAGCAGCAATTTCGCGGTTTGTTTTCCGCTACTTCCTTTCTTCTTTGCCGTTCCTGTCTCCCGTGCTTACTTTGATGATGCTAGCACCCGCAGCTTTAGCCATTTTCCTGGCACTATTTGTGCCAAAGACAGGGTGGATACCGTTTTATCGTTTGTTTTTAGTGATGTTAGGGCTATTCATCGGTGGAAAACTTTTTTAGATTCAGAGGACACTGCGATGAATCATCATGAATTATTGGGAAGTGTGTCACGACGAGTTATTGCTGGAGGTGCAGCTTTGCTGGCACTGGGGTTACTACTGGATATGTATGGTATGCCATCATTTGGGAATCGCCGGAGCATTGCCTCTGCCTGTCAAGAGGTGATGAAATCAGAAGCAACTCTTTCCAAAACTCAACTTGCCCAATTGCTAACCATCTCTGAAGGAGATAAGAAGCAACGCATTCGTGACATTGTGAAAGAGCCGTACTGCAAACTACCGAGCTTACAAATTCGGGCAGGTGCAACCGCACAGCGAGAGGCCTATCCCTTGGAATTTGATCGCGACACATGGCTGGTGGTGTTGTACGAAGGTGACCAGTACACTGGTTATCGATTTGCGACACAGTAGCCAGTAGCTATATTTCATAGACTTCTAGCGGCAAACCGTCTGGGTCCTTGAAGAAGGTAAAGCGTTTGCCTGTGAGGTGATCGAGGCGAATCGGTTCAGTAAGGATGCCTTTGCTGTTGAGATCGGCGATCGCAGCCTCCAAATTCTCAACCTTAAATGCCAGATGACGTAATCCGCAAGCTTCAGGGTTGTTGACCCGCTGAGGCGGATCAGGAAACGAAAACAACTCAATCCGATCAGTCTCTCCCACTTGCAAGTCCAGCTTGTAGGAATTTCGGGCTTCTCGATAAGTTTCCTGAAGGATGGGAAATCCGAGCAATTCTACATAGAACCGTTTAGAGCGCTCATAGTCTGAGCAAATAATGGCAACGTGGTGAATGCCGCGCATGGAAGATGAACAATAGAAGATTGGCGATAGAAGATTGAAATGCAGCGTGCCCCTGGCTCATCTCACCTCTGCAATCTACAATCTAAACCACTGGCAAAATCATGCCTTCCCGTGCCAGCACACTGTTGGGAAAAACGGCTTCAACCTGAGCTTCGACATTATCTAAGAAGTCATCGGAGTGATTGGGGTCGTGGTGAAAAACGACCAGTTTTTTTACACCCGCAGCTTTGGCAGCTTTTACTGCTTCTTGCCAGGTAGAATGCCCCCAGCCTTTTTTGGGTGCTTTGGGATCGTGATATTCTTCGTCAGTGTAGCAGGCATCGTAAATTAAAACGTCAGCATTGCGAGCAAGATGTAGCAAGTTTTCGTCCAGGTGGTCGGGGTAATGTTCTGTATCGGTAGCATAAACAGCCGTGCGTCCCTGCCAGGTAATCCGGTAACCCATTGCTGTGTTGGGATGGTTGAGGGAGCCTGTTTCAATCGTGATGTCTCCCAACTGCATTACGTCACCAGGGAAGAGGTCGTAAAACTTCAGGTCAGACTGCATTACCTGCATCGGCACCGGAAAGTTAGGATGTAACATCTGGTCATGAAGGCGTTGCTTCATCGTGGCACCGTTGGGCGCGATCGCTCCATAAATATGAAAGCAGTTGCCCTTAATAAAAGCAGGCACAAAAAAGGGAAAGCCCTGAATATGATCCCAATGGGAATGGGTAAAGAACATGTAGGCTTCTACAGGCATTTGCTTCAACAGCGATTTTCCTAACAGTCGTAAGCCCGTTCCTCCATCAAAAATCAGGCGCTTACCATCCACTCGCATTTCCACACAGGAGGTGTTACCACCATAACGAACCGTTTCGCTACCAGGAGAGGGGATGCTACCTCGAACCCCCCAAAACTGGATAACAAAATCAGTTGGGGAACTCATCTCCTGAACTGGTTCTTGAGTAGCCTCTGCCGTAGAAGTTGATTCAAGCTCTGACATTGTCTATTACGTTTGCCTTTTCTAGCAGGTCTGTGTATTGGTGGACTTGAAGCGGACGGTTTTGGTCATCAACCAGGACGACAGTAGGAGAATAGGATTTCAGTTCTTCTGGAGACAGTTGCCCGTAGGTCATAATGATCAGGCGATCACCAACCATTCCCAACCGAGCTGCAGCACCATTTAACTGAATATCTCCTGAGCCAGCAGGAGCAGCAATTGCATACGTAATCAAACGCTCTCCATTTGAAACATTCACAACTTGCACCTGCTCATAAGGTAGAATGCCCGCAGAGTGAAGCAAAATCTCATCAATACTTATACTACCAACGTAATTTAAATTGGCAGCCGTTAGAGTGCATTGATGAATTTTGGATAGAAGAAATGTACGATACATATCCTGAAAATGCTTCTTAAGCGTAAGAAGCGCTGTTTAACGAGTCACCCTGGATACTACTGGATACTGTATATTTCTCATTTTGTGAGAAACAACAGGGTCACAGATGGCTAAAAAGGCAGAAAACTTAACAAATCTTCATATATCAGAGACCTAGAATAGTGCTCTAAGTCTCTGATTATAATTCCTTATCTCCTAAGTGGGTTAGATTTTATTTAGTGCTACCTGCCTTAATGCACTGCTCAACCAGTGGTATCACCTGGTCAACATCCTTCCAGCCTAAAATCTCGGTCACCTTGTTTTCCAGATTTTTGTAAGTTCTAAAGAACTCAGCAATTTCATCCAGACGGTGGGGGGCTACATCCGCAAGTGACTTGACCTGTGCATAGCGGGGGTCTTTATCAGGTACACAGAGGATCTTCTCGTCGCGATCGCCACCATCAATCATCTCCAACATCCCAATGGGGCGTGCCGCAATGATGCATCCCGGAAACGTTGGCTGATCCAGCATTACCATGCCATCAAGCGGATCGCCATCATCCGCCAGGGTGTTGGGAACAAAACCATAGTCGAAGGGATACTGCACTGAGGCATAGAGCACACGATCCAGGGCGAACGCATTCAAGTCCTTGTCGAACTCATACTTATTTTTACTCCCGCCTGGAATTTCGATCAGGATATTTAGCAGACCTGGTTTTGGTTGAGGCGGAATACGAGATAAATCCACAGCGTTTCTCCCAAACAATCAACATCAACGAGGATTCTTCCTCGACTAGCATTTTAAGGGAATACGGGACGATGGAGAGAGCAAGCAGGCAAGGGAGGCAGAAGTCAGAAAATAAAGCCGCATTTAGCCGCCTTATTCCCAATTCCCGATTCCCTTCACTAGCGGCAAAAATACCGGAACCAGTTCTGCCTTACTCGTGACTAGGGTAGGGTAGGTGCGATCGCTATAGTCTTTACCTGGCTGGAGTGGAAAAATGGGATTAGGTTCTAGAGCAGTCCACGTAGCACCAGCAGCTTGGGTGATCGCCCAGACAGCAGCGATGTCCCAAATTTTTGGCGTGGCTTCTACACCGCCGAGTGACCATCCTGCTGCCACGGTAAGCAGATTGTAAGTGGCAACGCCCAACATCCGAATTTTGCAAGGAATCGGATGTTGCAGAATAGAGATGCTACGGGCACAAAGGTTGAAGAAATGATTGGGACTGGGTTGCTCAGCACTGGTGCAGATAGGATGCCGATTGAGGCAGGCTCCCGTGGGCATCTCTAAGCCAGAATCACCCCGCCAATAGCCATGAAAAAATTGGCGTAGGGGCGGAATGTGAACAGAGCCAAAAACGGGAGTGCCTTTGTAGAGTAAACCGAGGGAGATCCCCCAGAGCGGCAAACCACGGGCAAAGTTGGTGGTGCCGTCAACAGGGTCAATAATCCAGCACCAGTCAGTAGCCGGAAAGATGTGTTCCACCTCTTCGCTAAGTACGCCGTGGTCAGGAAAGGTTTGGTGGATGGCAATCCTCAGCTCTTCGTCTGCCCAGCGATCGCTCTGGGTCACCAAACTGCCATCGGCTTTTTCGGCTGCCTGGGCAAAACCCACGTCTTGCAGTAAGTGATCGCCGACTCGATGCGTAGTCGTTTCAGCAAAATCCAGTACTTGAGTCCAAAAGTCCATTGGGCACACAAAGGGAATGGGACTTTCCTAATCTACTGCTTCTATCTCCCAGTCAAACCTCAACCGTTCAACAACTTGCCTATTAGGTTGCAATTTACTCCCTCACCCAATTTTCGCCATAATCACACTAAAATCGCACTATGGAAGCATGTCAAATAACTGTTGCCTAATCGCTATCGCTGGCAATCACAGCGGCGATCGCATCTTTTGCGTTCATCTTAAACTCTTGCACACTGACCCGACGCAATAAGAAAATTGCTGCAATCATGCAGACTGCTTGCAGCAAGAAAACCAAGCTATAGGCAGTCACCAAGTCAGACGTTAAGCGTTTGCCAATGTCGAGAGTGGCACCACCAATAACTGTTGCCAGTCCTCGGGCGATCGCCTGCGACAACCCCCATGCACCGATAAAAGTTCCGGCAGTTTCTGCTGCAGTCAAGTCCAGCATCAAGGTCACTGCACCCGTCGTCGTCACACCAGATGCCAGCCCAAAGATCAGCAGCGCCATTTGCAAAAACTTAGGATTGGCTGTGAAGCCTGCCGCAATCACCAACGTCAACGTCAACACCACACCTTGACAGCCCAGAGCTGCCGTCTTCTGTTTGCCAAGACGAGGGGCCAGGAAAAAGCCCGCTCCCAAGATACCAATCAAAGTACCGATGCCCCAGAAGGCGTTGAGTGTAGCAGTTGATCCGGCAGGCATATTGAAGACTTCGCCCCCGTAAGGCTCCAACACTGCATCTTGTAGAAACAAGCCCAGCGTCATTGCCAGCAAAAAGGTGAAAAAGAAGCGCGTTTGACGGCTGGCAGTCAGAATTTTCCAGGCACGTCCCAGGGTAATTTGCTGCTCGGTATCGTGTCCCTGAGTTCTCACCGAAAAGCGCGAATATTTCTTCTCAACGCCCCAGGTTGCTACAAGCGCCAGTCCTACTACAATCCAGGGCACTACAAGAAACAACCGATTAATGCTGCTTTGCAACACTTCCAGAGATGGATTAGTTCCGACCTGGCGTAGCATAATCCCAATGGTAATAGCACCAATGATCGTGCCACCAATCAACATTGCCCAGTCCACGCCAACAATTCGCGATCGCTCCTCTTCCTCCGTTACATCCACTAGCAACGTAGCAAATGGAGTAGAACTACACCCAACGGCAATGCCATAAATCCCAAACAGTGCCGCCAACAAGCCCGTCCAGGCATAGGTGGAAAAACTCCAACCTGCGCTTTCTAAGCTAGCTCCTACTTGCCACATCACCTGCACCGCAATAAATGCCGTCACCGCGAGTCCAATAGCACCACAAAGAACATAGCCTGTTCGATGCATACCCAAAATTGGGCGTGTATCCGACTGTTGCCCAAACCAAACGCGGGTTGGAGCAACGAAGAGAGTCACAGCGAGAACAGCACTGGCGATCGTGGCGGGTACGCCCAGTTCCTTAATTAACACCCGGTTGAGCAACCCGAACAACAACACTGACATCATCCCCAGCCCAAGCTGAAATAACCCCAACCGCATCATAGTAAGGAGATTAACGCGAGGGAGAAGGGCAGTATTAGCCGAGGGCAAATCAGAGTAATGGTTGCGTTCCATATCTAGAGTTAGAAACGATTCAAAAACGAAGGCGTGAAACCCCTCTTTCAAAAGGGGCTTGATCGACCTTGCTTTCTAGAATAAAGCCCGGAGAGGGTTTGTATCGCGTTAGACTCAAAGTTGTAACGTTCTGTAAAGCTCTTGAGGGATAGATTTGTGGATATGATTGCGCTTAAACCTAACGGACCTAGCATCGCGCCTCTGGGCATTGGAACCTGGCAGTGGGGCGACAAGCTGTTTTGGAGCTATGGCAAAGATTATGGTGCAGACCAGGTACGAGCGGCATTCTTTGCGGCGTTGGAAGCAGGCGTGTGTTTCTTTGACACGGCGGAGGTCTATGGCTTAGGCGAATCCGAGCGGCTCTTGGGGCAGTTTATGAAGGAAACGGATCAACCCGTTCAAGTGGCAACTAAGTATTTCCCCTTGCCCTGGCGATTTGGTCCTCAAGCCGTAGAAGATACCTTAACTGCCAGCCTCAAACGGCTCCAGGTGGAGCACATCCCGCTGTACCAAGTTCATGCCCCGCTGGATTTTCTCATGGGACAACGCACGCTGATGAATGCACTGGCAGACGAGGTAGAGAAGGGTAGAATTGGCGCGATCGGCATCAGCAACTACTCCGCCGAGCAAATGCGGAAAGCTCACAAATACCTGGCAGCACGAGGAATTCCACTTGCAGTCAACCAGGTACGCTACTCGTTGTTAAGTCGGCAAATCGAAAGCAACGGCATTTTCGAAACAGCACGGGAACTAGGCATTACGATTCTTGCCTACAGTCCTCTGGCACAAGGGCTGCTCACCGGCAAGTACACGCCTGAATCAGCTCCCACTCCCGAGGGTGCCCGTCGGATTGATCCACGATTTAAAGAAAAAGGACTGGAAAAAATTGCCCCCTTGATCAATACGTTGAAGCGAATTGGCGAAACTCATCAACGCACTCCGGCTCAAGTTGCGCTCAACTGGTTAATTGCTCAGGGCAATGTTATCCCAATTCCCGGTGCAAAAAATGCAGAGCAGGCGCGACAAAATGCAGGCGCGTTGGGCTGGAGTTTGAGTCCGGATGAGGTCGGCGAGATTGAAGAGTTGAGTCGAGGGTGGAGGTAGGAGAATGGGAATAGGGGATGGGGAGATAGGGAAGATGGAAAAGATAAAAGATAAGGAGACAGGGAGATGGGGTTGTTTCGGGATTGGGGTTTTAGTACGGCCAGTTGGCGGGGAGAACGGGGGGAGTATTGGGTGCTGGCTCAAGTTCTGCTGATTCTGGGGTTTTTGGTGTTCCCGGTCTATCGCCTTGCCAGTTGGGAGAGTTGGTTGAGTTCTCCAGTGATCTACTGGCTGAGGGGTTGGGCGATCGCGTTCGCAATTGTAAGTCTGTTGTTCTTTGCAAAGGGCTTGCTGGATTTGGGCACAAATCTGACTCCCTTGCCGCATCCCCGTGATGATGGAGAACTAGTGCAATCCGGGATTTATAGCATTGTTCGCCATCCAGTTTATAGTGGGGTGATTTTTGCGGCGGTCGCGTGGGCACTCTATCAAGTAAGCCTGCCTCATCTAATCGGCGTCTTCATCTTCCTGGTTTTCTTTGATGCCAAAGCCCGTCAGGAGGAGAATTGGCTGATTCAAAAGCATCCTGAGTACACTGAGTATCGTCAGCGGGTCAAGAAACTGATTCCGTGGATTTATTAATCTCAACTAAATGAGGCGCATCCAACTCAATAGATGCCTGCTTATGCAGAAGTTGAATTGGTAGAAGCGATCGCTGGGCTACATAAACTCACTTCTAGGAAAAATCCAGATCCCTAGACACCATATGTATAAAGTTTTGATTGTAGATGACAGCCCAACCGTGCGGGAAATGGTTTCCGAGCAACTTCGTGGCAGCGGGTTTGAGGTGATTGAAGCAGTGGATGGAGAGGAGGCGATCGCTAAAATCCAGATAGCCCCGCCCGACATTGTAGTGACTGATATTGTAATGCCCCGCAAGAACGGCTACGAACTCACACGCTGGCTCAAAAATGAACCAGGGACAAAACACATTCCAGTAGTGATGTGCACCAGTAAAGGTGAAGAATTTGACATCTACTGGGGTATGAAACAAGGAGCCGATGCTTACATTACGAAACCTTACCACCCACCTGATTTAGTTGCAGCCGTAAAGCGGCTATTGAGGTGATCATAGTTTAATCCGGTTAGGAATCTTGCCGTACTCTGACAGGAAAGCTTGTATCTCTAAAGTTTTGCTAACCTGAAAACAGACCCATTTGCCCCTGTTCTCGTGAATCGCACGATTGTTTGGTTTCGTCGAGATCTCCGAATCGCGGATCATGCACCAATTTACCGGGCGGCTTTGCGGGGTGCGGTGATTCCTGTGTTTGTCTTTGATCGCGCCCTATTGCACCATCCTGAAACAGCACCTGCACGGGTCGAGTTTTTGCTACAAGCCCTGATGTCGCTAGATCAGGAGTTGCGCGATCGCGGTGGTCGGTTAATTATTCGGTCTGGTGATCCAGTAACAGTTTTACCTAACTTAATTCGGGAAACTGAAGCCGATGGCATCTATGCCCATATTGATTTTGAGCGGATTTATGGACGAGTACGAGATGCCCGGTTGAATCAGGCTCTAGCAGAACAAGGGCTTAAAATTCGCTGGTTTGAGCCATTAGGCACCACCCCTGATCTGATTCCCTATCCAGCCTATCGTGACCTGTGGTACGCCCACATGGAAGCAGATCTCATTCCCACCCCAACACGCATTGACACTCCAGAAACTATTCTCAGCGACCCAATTCCTACTTTGACAGAACTGGGGCATGTATCGGATGGCAAACCTATTCCACCTGCCAGCATTCATGCTGCCCGTCGGCTTTTGCAAGAATTTTTGGATGAAAAAAGCGATCGCTACTACTGGCAACTGTCCTATCCCAGTGCTGAAGCTACCACTGGACTTAGCCCTCACATTAAATTTGGTGTGATTTCAATTCGGGAATGTTACCAGACTGCCAAAGCAATCGAACCCATTGCCGACTGGCGGGTAGAGCGCAGCCAGAAACAACTGATCGCCCGTATACGCTGGGGTAGCGGCTTTGCCCAACGATTCCGCTATATGCCTCAGCTAGAAGTGCGATCGCTGTATCGGGTGTTTGATGAAGACGGCTGGGATTTTGATGAAGCACTCTACCAAGCGTGGCAAGCTGGACAAACCGGATTTCCCATCGTCGATGCGGCGGCACGTTGCCTCCAGGCGACTGGCGGTTGGAAAGAGCTAAACTTCCGTTCCCGCGCGCTCTACTCCAGTTTCCTCAGCAACCTCTTGGGGATGGATTGGCGTTATGGAGCGCTTCACTTCATGCGGCATCTAATTGATGGCGATTGCCCAATTGACCATTACCAGTGGGCAATGCAGGCAGGAGTGACCCACTGTGTGGATAAAACCTGGACTCGGATTTACAACCCTGAGCAAGTCGCGGTCGATCGCTGCGATCCCGATGGCGCTTTCATCAAACGTTGGGTGCCGGAATTGGAACATTTACCTGCTGAATTATTGGGAACCCCGCCCCCTACAAAAGGCTATCCCGCTCCAATTTTGAACTACAAACAAGCACGACAAAAGCGGGTGAAACAACTGGAACACCAACGCCAAAAATTTCTCCATCAAGACAATGTGGTGCCTTATTTAGGGCGGTTACCGCAAGACTTGCCCCCCTTTGGCAGCGATCGCTATCCCAGCGAGGTTTCCTGGGCAAAAATTCCAGATCCTGATTTGTTTCCTGCGGCGATCGATCTGGATACATTAGATTTAGACCAGGCAAAAGCCATCCGCACCTGGTTCGTTGCCCACGTTGAAATCCCCCCCCGAAAAATCACCAAACGCCGCAAACCCAAGCCCAAATCAAATGAGATTCAGTTGAGTTTGCTTTGATAGTTGCAAACGGTAGTGAACTTACATTTGTAGCATTGATTAATCAACTGAATTTGTTGACTTTCCCTGAATTACAGAGAAGCAAATGTAATAGAATAAACCCAGTTGAGCAATAAAAACTAGTAAATTGATAAGAGAGAAATCAGTTGTAGCTTCTCTAATAAAAATAGCAGGTGTTTGAAGTTCATTACTGCTGTTTTGCAGAATAGCTGACAAGAAGAATCCTCTAGCTGTAAATAGTCCTAAAAGTAGTTCAAATCCTTCGTCTTTGAGTGTAATCCCTACAGTAAATAGAGCGAAGAAGATGATATTTATCCATTGAAGTGGGTTGGGTTCAGAAGATAGGATAAGTCTTAGAGTTGCAATTATGATCCCGTAGCAAAACATTAAGCGTAACGGCTTCTTAATAAAGCTACTGAATCCTTGAAGGAAATACCCATAAAATAAAAAGCACAAAATTAAAGCTAATATTCCAGAAAGCAGAAAAGAAAAAGGAAGAGAGACTATCCAATGTGACAAAACAAAAGACAGTTTGTAACGCGAGGGATTCAATAGATAAAAAAATGAAAATGTAATAGTTAATATACTGAAATAAACTACGAATCCGTCGCGTACACGCCGCCATCGAATGATATTTGTTGAGCCAAAAAGTGATAAAAATTTTCTTTCATGAATATGCTCAAGAACAAAGACTAGAGTAACTGTGAATAGCATTGCATAGAAGCTACAGAAGAATAAGGCAAAGTAAGGGAAGCCATATATTTTTTATACAAATAAGATTGAAAAAACTTTGAAATATCACCTCCTTGTTGTACTGTTTCCCCAAAAGGAGGATAGATTATCGATAGAATTATAAATAGGAATATATACAGAATAAAAAAGACGAAAGTTGGAGCTACGAGTAGTAGGATGGTGCCAAACAAATACGACTTCCATCCATTACGTCCTTGCCGTGCTGCATCCAGAAACGGTGAAGTCATTGTGCTTCCCGATCCTCCAATTTGAACCGCTATAGAAAATTAAATCCTGGAAATGTATTTTAATGCCCTACTTCTCTGTAAATCTTAAAAGAAACTTGAAAGGACGAGTAAATTGGTAAAGTTGTTGCTCTTCCAGTGTGAACTGCACTGCTCATAGACACAAGGAAAGCGTCTTTTGCCACAATCAAAAGCGTAGAGCTAAACATCCAGATAGCTATGTTTGAGCAAGTGTCTGAAAGTTTCCAAAGTGTGCAAGCGAAATCGGGCGAGATGGTGCAGCAGTTGTCGAGCAAGGTAAGCAACACGATGGGTAAAGGGGTAACTAATGCGGTGAGTATGTCTTTGCAAAACTGGTTAAATGCTCATCCGTTGATTCACTGGGTAGTGGATCATCCCTTATGGACGGTGGGATTGGTTGTGGTGACAATCTTCCTGTTTTGGGGGTTGCTACGCGCGATCGCCCGTTTCATTGAGCAACTCTGGCTGATCATTTTGCGATCGCCCCTGCTCCTATTCCGCTGGGTGTTAGGCATCAGCACTCGCACCTATCAACGGTTGGCAGAGCCAAAAGATTTGCTGGTTCCTGCACCTATTGACAGTCAGGCAAGATTGACGGAGATTTTGACCCGGTTGGAGGTGTTGCGACAG is a window of Leptolyngbyaceae cyanobacterium JSC-12 DNA encoding:
- a CDS encoding hypothetical protein (IMG reference gene:2510094597), with the protein product MPLEEDANVVPIKQRPASQIPQGTLGSIAEDPLSPRSPTKRKQTGSGKGRATSKPKPAATYRAPQSAKHQLFADELQHLEELADRINQILAERARKKAWMEQSQSMSLGMEVDPDFTQAYGRSPQFPSDPMQISLEQSATEDLKQQAKRIRQRLSQLELMMDEADTPTMPSQNQQVRDGTRGYAARSPYSPPSVQQPAEPSYSHSSSYGHSQPHPNHNPFDPMRQRYEHEAWRANEELQHLIAQGQSYNQPEGYRDRIRQPAYNQPSTQEPQQPFEPTIRRSLSHLQRLPLWRFFELPDEPVERLKDAVIWIGLAAISRFVFRYFLSSLPFLSPVLTLMMLAPAALAIFLALFVPKTGWIPFYRLFLVMLGLFIGGKLF
- a CDS encoding hypothetical protein (IMG reference gene:2510094598); amino-acid sequence: MNHHELLGSVSRRVIAGGAALLALGLLLDMYGMPSFGNRRSIASACQEVMKSEATLSKTQLAQLLTISEGDKKQRIRDIVKEPYCKLPSLQIRAGATAQREAYPLEFDRDTWLVVLYEGDQYTGYRFATQ
- a CDS encoding lactoylglutathione lyase-like lyase (IMG reference gene:2510094599), whose amino-acid sequence is MRGIHHVAIICSDYERSKRFYVELLGFPILQETYREARNSYKLDLQVGETDRIELFSFPDPPQRVNNPEACGLRHLAFKVENLEAAIADLNSKGILTEPIRLDHLTGKRFTFFKDPDGLPLEVYEI
- a CDS encoding metal-dependent hydrolase, beta-lactamase superfamily I (IMG reference gene:2510094600) — encoded protein: MSELESTSTAEATQEPVQEMSSPTDFVIQFWGVRGSIPSPGSETVRYGGNTSCVEMRVDGKRLIFDGGTGLRLLGKSLLKQMPVEAYMFFTHSHWDHIQGFPFFVPAFIKGNCFHIYGAIAPNGATMKQRLHDQMLHPNFPVPMQVMQSDLKFYDLFPGDVMQLGDITIETGSLNHPNTAMGYRITWQGRTAVYATDTEHYPDHLDENLLHLARNADVLIYDACYTDEEYHDPKAPKKGWGHSTWQEAVKAAKAAGVKKLVVFHHDPNHSDDFLDNVEAQVEAVFPNSVLAREGMILPVV
- a CDS encoding L-aspartate 1-decarboxylase (IMG reference gene:2510094601~PFAM: Aspartate decarboxylase~TIGRFAM: L-aspartate-alpha-decarboxylase); this encodes MYRTFLLSKIHQCTLTAANLNYVGSISIDEILLHSAGILPYEQVQVVNVSNGERLITYAIAAPAGSGDIQLNGAAARLGMVGDRLIIMTYGQLSPEELKSYSPTVVLVDDQNRPLQVHQYTDLLEKANVIDNVRA
- a CDS encoding inorganic pyrophosphatase (IMG reference gene:2510094602~PFAM: Inorganic pyrophosphatase), whose translation is MDLSRIPPQPKPGLLNILIEIPGGSKNKYEFDKDLNAFALDRVLYASVQYPFDYGFVPNTLADDGDPLDGMVMLDQPTFPGCIIAARPIGMLEMIDGGDRDEKILCVPDKDPRYAQVKSLADVAPHRLDEIAEFFRTYKNLENKVTEILGWKDVDQVIPLVEQCIKAGSTK
- a CDS encoding inositol monophosphatase/fructose-1,6-bisphosphatase family protein (IMG reference gene:2510094603~PFAM: Inositol monophosphatase family), with product MDFWTQVLDFAETTTHRVGDHLLQDVGFAQAAEKADGSLVTQSDRWADEELRIAIHQTFPDHGVLSEEVEHIFPATDWCWIIDPVDGTTNFARGLPLWGISLGLLYKGTPVFGSVHIPPLRQFFHGYWRGDSGLEMPTGACLNRHPICTSAEQPSPNHFFNLCARSISILQHPIPCKIRMLGVATYNLLTVAAGWSLGGVEATPKIWDIAAVWAITQAAGATWTALEPNPIFPLQPGKDYSDRTYPTLVTSKAELVPVFLPLVKGIGNWE
- a CDS encoding PUCC protein (IMG reference gene:2510094604~PFAM: PUCC protein) encodes the protein MERNHYSDLPSANTALLPRVNLLTMMRLGLFQLGLGMMSVLLFGLLNRVLIKELGVPATIASAVLAVTLFVAPTRVWFGQQSDTRPILGMHRTGYVLCGAIGLAVTAFIAVQVMWQVGASLESAGWSFSTYAWTGLLAALFGIYGIAVGCSSTPFATLLVDVTEEEERSRIVGVDWAMLIGGTIIGAITIGIMLRQVGTNPSLEVLQSSINRLFLVVPWIVVGLALVATWGVEKKYSRFSVRTQGHDTEQQITLGRAWKILTASRQTRFFFTFLLAMTLGLFLQDAVLEPYGGEVFNMPAGSTATLNAFWGIGTLIGILGAGFFLAPRLGKQKTAALGCQGVVLTLTLVIAAGFTANPKFLQMALLIFGLASGVTTTGAVTLMLDLTAAETAGTFIGAWGLSQAIARGLATVIGGATLDIGKRLTSDLVTAYSLVFLLQAVCMIAAIFLLRRVSVQEFKMNAKDAIAAVIASDSD